Proteins from one Solenopsis invicta isolate M01_SB chromosome 11, UNIL_Sinv_3.0, whole genome shotgun sequence genomic window:
- the LOC105196977 gene encoding U11/U12 small nuclear ribonucleoprotein 48 kDa protein isoform X1, with protein MLTNMNDSREQQLEELKSFIDTVNEEVANIVSTLGWTEESVKNVNKEYFKCPYDSSHWLTEACFNDHLASCQLKAEGYGKLDVWLSEPTLPTDSPFCIKFDKQLQAQVFRVAKEQNPAMQIGMGERLVPRTSDRVVSDFTSDERKALYDYVITNTAKPNIGEDITNINNLEPQQKEDKELSFLEMLIQERNLKRRRAKHKGVHTNKRSHTEILREVINQQMEMYVDYVSGQREYSEEKSHHRSRDQERQESNSGYVIDIQSNETNNLSYDEKHDRTERSNKIFHTSSRNYDDYSGERNFYHHEKKRNNQRREHSEERTYHRSRDQDRQERYLDEIGKKHRHEHRKSSHSRERKSHRKDKHRSKTKHKDKYHEKKHKSRQRDKSSERHYSKHKRKDKSIKY; from the exons ATGTTGACGAATATGAATGACTCTCGTGAACAGCAATTGGAGGAACTGAAGAGTTTTATCGATACGGTTAATGAAGAAGTCGCCAACATCGTTAGCACCTTAGGCTGGACAGAGGAAAGCGTGAAAAATGTG AATAAAGAGTACTTCAAGTGTCCATACGATTCATCCCACTGGTTAACAGAAGCCTGTTTCAATGACCATCTTGCATCCTGTCAATTGAAAGCTGAAGGTTACGGGAAGCTAGATGTCTGGTTATCGGAGCCAACTTTACCAACAGATTCACCGTTCTGTATAAAGTTTG ATAAGCAACTGCAAGCACAAGTTTTCAGGGTGGCCAAAGAACAAAATCCAGCGATGCAAATTG GTATGGGTGAGCGGTTAGTACCGCGTACATCTGATAGAGTTGTCTCAGATTTCACTAGTGACGAGAGAAAAGCATTGTATGATTACGTCATTACTAATACCGCAAAGCCAAACATTGGAGAGGACATtacaaacattaataattt ggaACCACAAcaaaaagaagataaagaatTGTCATTTTTGGAAATGTTAATACAAGAACGCAATTTAAAAAGACGTAGAGCAAAGCATAAAGGGGTTCATACAAATAAACGATCTCATACTGAAATTCTTAGAGAAGTAATTAATCAACAAATGGAGATGTATGTAGATTATGTTTCTGGACAAAGAGAATATTCAGAAGAAAAAAGTCATCATCGATCGAGAGATCAAGAAAGACAAGAGAGTAATTCTGGATATGTAATAGATATTCAGAGTAACGAAACGAATAATTTAAGTTATGATGAAAAACATGACAGAACAGAacgttcaaataaaatatttcatacttctTCCCGAAACTATGATGATTATTCTGGAGAAAGAAACTTTTATCACCacgagaagaaaagaaataatcaaAGAAGAGAGCATTCAGAAGAAAGAACCTATCATCGATCAAGAGATCAAGACAGGCAGGAAAGATATTTGGATGAAATAGGAAAAAAACATAGACATGAACATAGAAAGTCATCGCATTCGAGAGAGCGAAAATCACATAGAAAAGACAAACATCGAAGCAAAACCAAACACAAAGATAAGTATCACGAAAAGAAACATAAATCTCGACAGCGCGATAAATCTTCCGAAAGACATTATTCGAAGCATAAACGAAAAGACAAAAGTATAAAGTACTGA
- the LOC105196977 gene encoding U11/U12 small nuclear ribonucleoprotein 48 kDa protein isoform X2, with protein sequence MLTNMNDSREQQLEELKSFIDTVNEEVANIVSTLGWTEESVKNVNKEYFKCPYDSSHWLTEACFNDHLASCQLKAEGYGKLDVWLSEPTLPTDSPFCIKFDKQLQAQVFRVAKEQNPAMQIGMGERLVPRTSDRVVSDFTSDERKALYDYVITNTAKPNIGEDITNINNLEPQQKEDKELSFLEMLIQERNLKRRRAKHKGVHTNKRSHTEILREVINQQMEMYVDYVSGQREYSEEKSHHRSRDQERQESNSGYVIDIQSNETNNLSYDEKHDRTERSNKIFHTSSRNYDDYSGERNFYHHEKKRNNQRREHSEERTYHRSRDQDRQERYLDEIGKKHRHEHRKSSHSRERKSHRKDKHRSKTKHKE encoded by the exons ATGTTGACGAATATGAATGACTCTCGTGAACAGCAATTGGAGGAACTGAAGAGTTTTATCGATACGGTTAATGAAGAAGTCGCCAACATCGTTAGCACCTTAGGCTGGACAGAGGAAAGCGTGAAAAATGTG AATAAAGAGTACTTCAAGTGTCCATACGATTCATCCCACTGGTTAACAGAAGCCTGTTTCAATGACCATCTTGCATCCTGTCAATTGAAAGCTGAAGGTTACGGGAAGCTAGATGTCTGGTTATCGGAGCCAACTTTACCAACAGATTCACCGTTCTGTATAAAGTTTG ATAAGCAACTGCAAGCACAAGTTTTCAGGGTGGCCAAAGAACAAAATCCAGCGATGCAAATTG GTATGGGTGAGCGGTTAGTACCGCGTACATCTGATAGAGTTGTCTCAGATTTCACTAGTGACGAGAGAAAAGCATTGTATGATTACGTCATTACTAATACCGCAAAGCCAAACATTGGAGAGGACATtacaaacattaataattt ggaACCACAAcaaaaagaagataaagaatTGTCATTTTTGGAAATGTTAATACAAGAACGCAATTTAAAAAGACGTAGAGCAAAGCATAAAGGGGTTCATACAAATAAACGATCTCATACTGAAATTCTTAGAGAAGTAATTAATCAACAAATGGAGATGTATGTAGATTATGTTTCTGGACAAAGAGAATATTCAGAAGAAAAAAGTCATCATCGATCGAGAGATCAAGAAAGACAAGAGAGTAATTCTGGATATGTAATAGATATTCAGAGTAACGAAACGAATAATTTAAGTTATGATGAAAAACATGACAGAACAGAacgttcaaataaaatatttcatacttctTCCCGAAACTATGATGATTATTCTGGAGAAAGAAACTTTTATCACCacgagaagaaaagaaataatcaaAGAAGAGAGCATTCAGAAGAAAGAACCTATCATCGATCAAGAGATCAAGACAGGCAGGAAAGATATTTGGATGAAATAGGAAAAAAACATAGACATGAACATAGAAAGTCATCGCATTCGAGAGAGCGAAAATCACATAGAAAAGACAAACATCGAAGCAAAACCAAACACAAAG AGTGA
- the LOC105196975 gene encoding high choriolytic enzyme 1 has translation MIYLFAPVNEPTKLIILEDALRTIMSKTCIKFVRIHEYMRLPANNWVNITGHQRGCFSDLGRNPNGPTILNLNVDVCFFGPGHALHEVLHSLGVYHEHMRPDRDKYITVIWQNIKKGNDFNFELLNNNVVTSYGLPYDYDSIMHYSMTAFSINRSLPTIIPTRSDVEIGQRNHMSYYDIQKVLIAYNCHQYHNEKY, from the exons atgatttatttattcgctCCAGTTAATGAACCGACGAAATTAATTATACTAGAAGATGCATTACGTACTATAATGTCGAAGACATGTATTAAGTTCGTGCGCATTCACGAATATATGAGACTCCCAGCAAATAATTGGGTCAATATCACGGGTCACCAAAGGGGTTGTTTCTCCGATTTAGGACGTAATCCGAATGGACCTACTATTCTAAATCTAAACGTGGACGTGTGCTTTTTTGGACCTGGACACGCATTGCACGAAGTGTTGCATTCCTTAGGTGTATATCACGAGCATATGAGACCAGATCGCGACAAGTACATCACTGTAATATGGCAAAACATAAAAAAGG GAAATGACTTTAATTTTgagttattaaataataatgttgtaACCTCTTATGGATTACCGTACGACTATGACAGCATAATGCACTATTCTATGACGGCATTTTCTATTAATAGATCGCTTCCTACGATAATACCTACG AGATCTGATGTGGAAATTGGCCAAAGAAATCACATGTCATATTATGATATACAAAAAGTACTAATTGCTTATAATTGCCATCAGTAccataatgaaaaatattaa
- the LOC120359007 gene encoding uncharacterized protein LOC120359007 yields MFVVHSRKMQKARNVGGLFILVFAFLLDNWFTNINAYSTQLINSWTRPPPISSKLMKTRRTNSGTTISYRLDSWSQYDNPEEGTKREGDIHRPLKSRKTITTYKTLLWPNGIVNYYVHSSIGKTFLQF; encoded by the exons ATGTTTGTAGTTCATTCGAGAAAGATGCAGAAAGCTCGAAACGTTGGTGGCctgtttattttagtttttgcatttttattagataattgGTTTACAAACATTAATGCATATTCGACGCAGCTTATCAATTCTTGGACAAGACCACCACCAATTTCATCGAAACTGATGAAAACAAGAAGGACCAATTCTGGGACGACTATTAGTTACAGAC ttGATTCATGGTCTCAATACGATAATCCTGAAGAAGGTACAAAACGAGAAGGGGATATACATCGGCCATTGAAATCGAGAAAAACCATTACAACGTATAAAACTTTACTGTGGCCCAATGGTATCGTGAATTACTATGTACATTCGTCTATAGGTAAGACATTTCTGCAATTCTAA
- the LOC105196978 gene encoding zinc metalloproteinase nas-4-like, whose translation MYNSRKMQKARYVDLFILTLAFLLSNWFVMNINAYPKELINSLTKSPPISPRLMNTKTTDNIPAHYGISYKLDKWSQYENPEDGTLEEGDILPLKWTGRRQVLREQLRLWPNGFIRYYVNSIITDEPKKLKVLEDALKEITTKTKQCITFERINDYEKLPEKNWVNITGHQRGCFSNVGRNPNGPNVLNLSVMDGCFFYIGHAIHEMLHTLGIKHEHSRPDRDGYITVIYENIIQGKKHYFDRLNDTYVTTFGTPYDYESVMHYAMTAYTKYPKIYPTIIPKIDVEIGQRQFLSLKDARKLQIAYNCAT comes from the exons ATGTATAATTCGAGAAAGATGCAGAAAGCTCGATACGttgatttattcattttaacatTAGCGTTTTTATTAAGTAACTGGTTTGTCATGAACATTAATGCATATCCAAAGGAGCTTATCAATTCTTTGACAAAATCACCACCAATATCACCGAGACTAATGAACACAAAAACGACCGATAATATCCCGGCACACTATGGGATTAGCTACAAAC tTGATAAATGGTCTCAATACGAAAATCCCGAAGATGGCACACTTGAAGAAGGAGATATACTTCCGTTGAAATGGACAGGAAGAAGACAAGTTCTTAGGGAACAACTTAGACTGTGGCCTAATGGTTTCATACGTTACTACGTTAATTCGATTATAA CTGATGAACCAAAGAAATTGAAAGTACTAGAGGAtgcattaaaagaaataacgaCGAAGACAAAACAATGTATTACATTCGAGCGCATTAACGATTACGAGAAGCTCCCAGAAAAAAATTGGGTCAATATAACTGGTCATCAAAGGGGATGTTTTTCCAATGTAGGACGTAATCCGAATGGACCTAATGTTCTGAATCTAAGCGTGATGGACGgatgctttttttatattggaCACGCGATACACGAAATGTTACACACCTTAGGTATAAAACATGAGCACTCGAGACCAGATCGAGACGGCTACATCACTGTAATATACGAGAATATAATACAGG GAAAGAAACACTATTTTGATCGATTGAATGACACTTACGTAACCACTTTTGGTACTCCGTACGACTATGAGAGCGTAATGCACTATGCTATGACGGCGTATACtaaatatcctaaaatttaTCCTACGATAATACCTAAG ATAGATGTAGAGATTGGTCAAAGACAATTCCTGTCACTTAAGGACGcaagaaaattacaaattgcttATAATTGCGCCACCTAG
- the LOC105197005 gene encoding serine/threonine-protein kinase fused isoform X1 — protein MKKSQNLKVKKYEILKHIGEGSFGQVYKARKRSDGEIVAFKMIRKCGRSYKELKSLRQECEIQRYLRHPNIIQMIDSFETENEIIVVTEYADKELYDILAKEGRLSEERAQVITCDLVSALYYLHSNRVMHRDLKPQNVLLEANGIAKLCDFGFARSMSTGTHVLTSIKGTPLYMAPELIEECPYDHNADLWSLGCIVYELVVGAPPFQTNSILHLVKLIRFEAIKWPDFISLICKSFLQGLLQKDPSQRLTWPALLEHPFVKDRIITEIGGTVPTSFTNPLSASQARAKQQQLQNLAMRTANQSKVVEKAIKKLQEQERRHYEYRQRTCFSQPGYLMSPAYCHHMINHCQALRRSEPSGTDSSASIDVLLGNLSLRASLRSDLLAADHALCQNDCPHSTNVHNFPILDDHSKPVQTQTDDSHSVRQLNKEVYHTNAQGDGINVGQQIEKSLHVDQIVHGDGDCKQSCLSIDYEQEFGERNLTEKHTRLPDWDPRAVERPIENEEWIAFLQRSMEEVMEGEIDSLLQQNCVSVFVSPLRYPAAGCRVVEYVTCLLSLPFTVSISKENLKKIEQVYLDVRVVPNLVYAIKLLMSERSNNELNATNTVNVGTRSASSLSADELQALECAMLVLCRLVYIENQFLVQFCDAIYIVNGMPLLQQLLALEKRKARVVADLVAILNNVLRSQPENAELVEQVVLRTKTPGASVEQLNKLLSHRQTILRARTCTMIRLLGRFCCRALQQVWNKSLRDLMEGLTEDEDEHVRHAAEEAVNELKQLTYYN, from the exons ATGAAGAAATCTCAAAATCTCAAAGTGAAGAAGTATGAGATCCTGAAACATATCGGGGAAGGTTCTTTTGGACAAGTGTATAAAGCAAGAAAACGTTCTGATGGAGAAATCGTGGCTTTCAAGATGATAAGAAAG tgtGGCAGATCGTACAAGGAGCTTAAAAGTTTACGTCAAGAGTGTGAGATTCAACGTTATTTGCGACATCCAAATATCATACAGATGATAGATTCATTCGAAACAGAAAATGAG atCATAGTTGTGACAGAATACGCAGATAAAGAACTATATGACATACTGGCCAAGGAAGGTAGATTGTCCGAGGAAAGGGCACAAGTAATAACTTGTGATCTCGTATCTGCTCTTTATTATTTGCATTCAAATCGAGTGATGCACAG aGATCTTAAACCACAAAATGTTCTCCTGGAAGCAAATGGTATCGCTAAACTATGTGACTTTGGATTTGCTCGTAGTATGAGCACTGGTACTCATGTACTGACATCAATCAAAGGCACACCATTGTACATGGCCCCAGAACTCATAGAGGAATGTCCCTATGATCATAACGCTGACTTGtg gtCTTTAGGATGTATTGTTTATGAATTAGTGGTTGGTGCTCCTCCATTTCAAACAAATTCAATATTACACCTGGTCAAATTGATCAGGTTTGAAGCAATAAAGTGGCCAGACTTTATCTCTCTAATTTGCAAGAGTTTCTTACAG gGTTTACTTCAGAAAGATCCTTCTCAACGATTAACTTGGCCCGCTCTTCTTGAACATCCATTTGTCAAAGATCGAATTATAACTGAAATAGGTGGTACCGTACCTACTTCATTCACAAATCCACTATCTGCAAGCCAAGCGAGAGCAAAGCAGcaacaattacaaaatttagCGATGCGTACCGCAAATCAatcaaa ggTCGTGGAGAAAGCAatcaaaaaattacaagaacAGGAGAGAAGACATTATGAGTATCGGCAACGAACATGTTTTTCCCAACCGGGTTATCTGATGTCCCCTGCTTATTGTCATCATATGATAAACCATTGTCAAGCATTACGTCGCAGTGAACCAAGTGGCACTGATTCCAGCGCTAGCATTGATGTGCTCTTAGGAAATCTAAGTCTCAGGGCATCTCTGAGAAGCGATCTTTTAGCTGCAGATCACGCTTTATGTCAGAATGACTGTCCTCATAGCACAAACGTGCACAATTTCCCAATATTAGATGATCACTCGAAACCTGTTCAAACGCAAACAGATGACAGTCATTCAGTACGACAGTTGAATAAGGAAGTGTATCACACTAATGCTCAAGGTGATGGAATCAATGTAGGTCAACAAATCGAAAAATCTTTACACGTAGATCAAATTGTACATGGCGATGGTGATTGCAAACAAAGCTGTTTGAGCATTGATTACGAACAGGAATTCGGTGAGAGAAACTTGACTGAAAAACACACGAGATTACCAGATTGGGATCCAAGAGCAGTGGAGAGGCCCATTGAAAATGAAGAATGGATTGCGTTTTTACAAAGATCAATGGAAGAAGTTATGGAAGGTGAAATTGACTCATTGCTGCAACAAAATTGTGTCTCGGTGTTTGTTTCTCCTTTAAGATATCCGGCAGCCGGTTGTCGAGTTGTCGAATATGTAACTTGTTTATTATCACTGCCGTTTACTGTGTCAATCAGCAAAGAGAATctcaagaaaatcgaacaagtTTATTTAGACGTAAGAGTAGTACCAAATCTCGTTTACGCTATAAAACTGTTGATGTCGGAACGTTCTAATAACGAATTGAATGCGACAAATACAGTGAATGTGGGAACGAGATCAGCATCTTCTTTATCCGCCGACGAACTTCAAGCACTCGAATGCGCCATGCTTGTTCTTTGTAGATTGGTTTATATTGAGAATCAATTTCTCGTACAATTTTGCGACGCTATTTACATAGTGAATGGAATGCCACTTTTACAGCAATTGCTAGctttagaaaaaagaaaggcAAGGGTTGTTGCAGATCTTGttgctattttaaataatgttctaCGATCTCAACCTGAAAATGCTGAGCTTGTGGAACAAGTTGTCCTACGTACAAAAACTCCCG GAGCTTCAGTGGAACAGCTCAACAAACTTCTCAGTCATCGACAAACTATTCTACGAGCAAGGACATGTACTATGATCAGATTGTTAGGTAGATTTTGCTGCAGAGCATTACAACAAGTCTGGAATAAGTCCTTAAGAGATCTCATGGAGGGCTTAACTGAGGATGAAGATGAACACGTTCGAcac gcGGCTGAGGAAGCTGTAAATGAATTGAAGCAATTAACATATTACAATTAG
- the LOC105197005 gene encoding serine/threonine-protein kinase fused isoform X2 yields the protein MKKSQNLKVKKYEILKHIGEGSFGQVYKARKRSDGEIVAFKMIRKCGRSYKELKSLRQECEIQRYLRHPNIIQMIDSFETENEIIVVTEYADKELYDILAKEGRLSEERAQVITCDLVSALYYLHSNRVMHRDLKPQNVLLEANGIAKLCDFGFARSMSTGTHVLTSIKGTPLYMAPELIEECPYDHNADLWSLGCIVYELVVGAPPFQTNSILHLVKLIRFEAIKWPDFISLICKSFLQGLLQKDPSQRLTWPALLEHPFVKDRIITEIGGTVPTSFTNPLSASQARAKQQQLQNLAMRTANQSKVVEKAIKKLQEQERRHYEYRQRTCFSQPGYLMSPAYCHHMINHCQALRRSEPSGTDSSASIDVLLGNLSLRASLRSDLLAADHALCQNDCPHSTNVHNFPILDDHSKPVQTQTDDSHSVRQLNKEVYHTNAQGDGINVGQQIEKSLHVDQIVHGDGDCKQSCLSIDYEQEFGERNLTEKHTRLPDWDPRAVERPIENEEWIAFLQRSMEEVMEGEIDSLLQQNCVSVFVSPLRYPAAGCRVVEYVTCLLSLPFTVSISKENLKKIEQVYLDVRVVPNLVYAIKLLMSERSNNELNATNTVNVGTRSASSLSADELQALECAMLVLCRLVYIENQFLVQFCDAIYIVNGMPLLQQLLALEKRKARVVADLVAILNNVLRSQPENAELVEQVVLRTKTPVS from the exons ATGAAGAAATCTCAAAATCTCAAAGTGAAGAAGTATGAGATCCTGAAACATATCGGGGAAGGTTCTTTTGGACAAGTGTATAAAGCAAGAAAACGTTCTGATGGAGAAATCGTGGCTTTCAAGATGATAAGAAAG tgtGGCAGATCGTACAAGGAGCTTAAAAGTTTACGTCAAGAGTGTGAGATTCAACGTTATTTGCGACATCCAAATATCATACAGATGATAGATTCATTCGAAACAGAAAATGAG atCATAGTTGTGACAGAATACGCAGATAAAGAACTATATGACATACTGGCCAAGGAAGGTAGATTGTCCGAGGAAAGGGCACAAGTAATAACTTGTGATCTCGTATCTGCTCTTTATTATTTGCATTCAAATCGAGTGATGCACAG aGATCTTAAACCACAAAATGTTCTCCTGGAAGCAAATGGTATCGCTAAACTATGTGACTTTGGATTTGCTCGTAGTATGAGCACTGGTACTCATGTACTGACATCAATCAAAGGCACACCATTGTACATGGCCCCAGAACTCATAGAGGAATGTCCCTATGATCATAACGCTGACTTGtg gtCTTTAGGATGTATTGTTTATGAATTAGTGGTTGGTGCTCCTCCATTTCAAACAAATTCAATATTACACCTGGTCAAATTGATCAGGTTTGAAGCAATAAAGTGGCCAGACTTTATCTCTCTAATTTGCAAGAGTTTCTTACAG gGTTTACTTCAGAAAGATCCTTCTCAACGATTAACTTGGCCCGCTCTTCTTGAACATCCATTTGTCAAAGATCGAATTATAACTGAAATAGGTGGTACCGTACCTACTTCATTCACAAATCCACTATCTGCAAGCCAAGCGAGAGCAAAGCAGcaacaattacaaaatttagCGATGCGTACCGCAAATCAatcaaa ggTCGTGGAGAAAGCAatcaaaaaattacaagaacAGGAGAGAAGACATTATGAGTATCGGCAACGAACATGTTTTTCCCAACCGGGTTATCTGATGTCCCCTGCTTATTGTCATCATATGATAAACCATTGTCAAGCATTACGTCGCAGTGAACCAAGTGGCACTGATTCCAGCGCTAGCATTGATGTGCTCTTAGGAAATCTAAGTCTCAGGGCATCTCTGAGAAGCGATCTTTTAGCTGCAGATCACGCTTTATGTCAGAATGACTGTCCTCATAGCACAAACGTGCACAATTTCCCAATATTAGATGATCACTCGAAACCTGTTCAAACGCAAACAGATGACAGTCATTCAGTACGACAGTTGAATAAGGAAGTGTATCACACTAATGCTCAAGGTGATGGAATCAATGTAGGTCAACAAATCGAAAAATCTTTACACGTAGATCAAATTGTACATGGCGATGGTGATTGCAAACAAAGCTGTTTGAGCATTGATTACGAACAGGAATTCGGTGAGAGAAACTTGACTGAAAAACACACGAGATTACCAGATTGGGATCCAAGAGCAGTGGAGAGGCCCATTGAAAATGAAGAATGGATTGCGTTTTTACAAAGATCAATGGAAGAAGTTATGGAAGGTGAAATTGACTCATTGCTGCAACAAAATTGTGTCTCGGTGTTTGTTTCTCCTTTAAGATATCCGGCAGCCGGTTGTCGAGTTGTCGAATATGTAACTTGTTTATTATCACTGCCGTTTACTGTGTCAATCAGCAAAGAGAATctcaagaaaatcgaacaagtTTATTTAGACGTAAGAGTAGTACCAAATCTCGTTTACGCTATAAAACTGTTGATGTCGGAACGTTCTAATAACGAATTGAATGCGACAAATACAGTGAATGTGGGAACGAGATCAGCATCTTCTTTATCCGCCGACGAACTTCAAGCACTCGAATGCGCCATGCTTGTTCTTTGTAGATTGGTTTATATTGAGAATCAATTTCTCGTACAATTTTGCGACGCTATTTACATAGTGAATGGAATGCCACTTTTACAGCAATTGCTAGctttagaaaaaagaaaggcAAGGGTTGTTGCAGATCTTGttgctattttaaataatgttctaCGATCTCAACCTGAAAATGCTGAGCTTGTGGAACAAGTTGTCCTACGTACAAAAACTCCCG TTTCTTAA